The Apium graveolens cultivar Ventura chromosome 3, ASM990537v1, whole genome shotgun sequence sequence CGTTTACAACCCTAACGGAGGTCCAATCTAGGGACCATGAAAACATAGGCTCCTATAATTTCGTAGCCCACAGAAATTCACAAAAATTAGACTAGGAGGTAGGGCAGATATATAAGCACATACACTTATAGGTCCATTACAAACTCCAGTGAGCATATATTTCAGCAAAAAAGGCAAGTGCTAGGCACAGGCAGCAGCTAGCTAGCTACCTTCTactaataatgataataatactACCCCTCTCCTGGGGTTTGCAGGCTGCAAGGGGCAATGATAAACTAAAGAATTGATGGTGATTCTGATTCCTGGGGTGGGGTTGTGTTTCCCAATGCTTTGACTGCCATTTGGACTTGACCATATCTCTAGCTGCTGCTGCTTCTTTTCATTTCAGTTTAACTCCCCTTGTTTTGCTATTTCCCATAACTCTGTGCCCCCAGTGCTTCACATGGTGGGGTGTGGGGGTGGGCTGCCTTCGATTTCTTCCTTCCATTTTACCCTACCATTTCTCATTTACAATATCTCAGTATTTGTGTTTTATTCAAGTCCATGTATATATGTTGTTTATCAATGGAGATGCTTAGTTGCTTACAGTGACCCGAATCATGGTGTCGTGTACAATAGTTTCGTATATTTTCATAATATGATGTTACAAATTTTTAATATATTCGTGCACTGTTTGTTTGACACCGTCGAAGATAAATATTTTCGTGTGTGCCGGAAAAGTATACGGATTACATATATTATATAtgaaattttttttattaaaaaatgcATTAACTAATTAGAATGATCTTAAAGGGGGGAAAATGTGTAAATACATAAAGGAGTGGAAATGTTCACGAAAATAACATCTTACGAACACAATTAAATACAAATTGCtcaaaatcaaaataaaaattcaagacTGAAAATTCATGTGTCGACCGCTTGATCTTACTTTGTATAGATAGATAAGTGATTTATATCcgttattttataaataatatatatatatttaaaattatttatttatctatttaacATATGCTTTCGTTACATATTTACTTATATCGAAAGATCAAATCCGacaataatatatatttttcatgTTCGTATACTTTCGTGCTTGTGTTTCGTACTCCGATATTAAATATTCATCGAATTACGTGTTATTCACCATATAAAATTTAGAGAATGATGAATATTATGTGAAATATACCAACACATACGCGtatatatatatggtgtgtgtggAAGTACAAAAGTACTCGAATTTTATGTCAACCACAATTTTTATTTGAACGATATTATTATTGTCATAAATGTAATATTGCCGCAGGCTTGCCAGACAACAATTATCCAAAACATTACTAGGCCCAAAACATATAAACTCCAACATAGAAATTTATATTACTTGAATTTTACACTAATTAATATATGTTGACTAATGACCATCACAAGTCATGAAAGAATAATAATCACTTTTTTTTTATTCTTTATAGCTCTCTCTTGTTTAATTAAATTTCCAACATGAATATCTTATTGGTTTACAAATTAATAATCAAGTACTAAAGGAATTGGCATCCACATAATTGAAGATCATGGAGAAATGTTCTGGTAGAGGCCCATATCCAGCCCATTGTAAGCAATTGGTGCATACATCCATGTTTCATCAGAACTCAGCAACTGCAAGCCAATAACAAATATGTATTTAGTCATCTGTTACGTGCGGAATCAGGATTTCAAAATGTTCGGAGTTAACAAAATTTAATATTGCTAGTTCTGAATATCCTTCCAgcattaaaaatatatttaaatttagATACTCTCTTCCAATTTATCTCTATACATTTTCCTTTTTGAGATATCTCGTTTAATTCTGTACAGTTCAAAACTTACCTAAAATAGTAAAAGTTTTATAATCTAAAAATTAACTACATTTACTTACATCCAATGTTTTATTCCACTAcactaatttaaatatttaaaatttaaatattgaTTGTTCCCATTACTTTACCCACTTTTCTTACTTATCTTAAAATCATTCCATTTTTTTCTTAACCTCGTGCCCATATCAAATGTATATATCCCAataggacggagggagtattaggGAAGAATCTCTATTCAATTTTGAAGTTCATACCTTAATTTGGAGCTGCAAAAACTTAACATACTGGACTGCTTCTTCAAGCATAGTGCTAATGTCAACCTTTGTGCCATTAGGAACAAGGTGTTGTAGAGTTTTCAATCTCTCATTGATTCTCTCTCTTCTTTTCTGCAAATCAGTTCAGAAATACACCATCAATTCAATTTGCatttgattaattaatcataCTTTGACTTTAGATTAATTTCCATTTAAGTACCCTTGCATAAAGGCTCTGAGGGTCAGTTGCAGCCCCTCTTCCAGCTCTGGCTTTGCCGCTTGAGTTAAGAGCAACAGAGTCTTTCGTGTCCGATCCTCCATTAGGTTCTTGAGAACCATTGGAATCATCCTCCGAGATGCAACTACTACCCGAGCTAATAAGCACATTTGGACTCTCTTCATCATTCTTGTTGATTTGAACTAGTTGCTGCTGATTCTTCTTACCTTGTGCATTCTTCTTACTTTTCGGTGTCTGCATATAAGTTAGTAATCAGAATAATGAGATAATGATAATTTACGGTTAGAGTTGAATCAATTTGATCACAAAAAGTGAAACACTCAGACAAAACAGATAAATTGGGATAAAGGGAGTAATAATCTTATTTGACAGTGTTGTACTTACATCTCTTGGAATCCGAGATTTTTTCTTGGGATTTGTGTTATTTTTGACAGCTTCAGATTGTTGCTGCTCTTCAAACTTCCTCTTGATGActaaatcagtacttatactacGGCCATCTGCATTATCATGCATGCCATTGCCTAGCGCATTCAGGTTAAGATTTTGTTCATGATCACTAATTGCAGGATCGAAAAACTCGTGAGGGATCATCTCATTCATCGTTAGCGGAGTCAAATAATTGAAGTTGGAAAAATGATTAGGATCAAAACAAACACTAGTACTGTAATTACTAGCACTAGTGCTGCTATCAGCTGTTATTTCTGGAGAAAGATAaaaattagggttagggttttctGAAGAATTATAATAACGTGCTTCCTCTTCATACATTGCTACATTTCCATGAGTAGCTTCACCAGTGGCTAAAAAATCTGATGGAGTACCAAAATTTTGCAAGAAATGCAGCATGCAGTCGGCTTCTTCTTCGTCATTCGAGAACATTTTCGACAAAGAATTATACTCCCACTCGTCTTTAAGCGAAACTCCAACGGACTccattcactacaagaaaaacggaTAATTCTCAATGAACAGTATTGTTGATATAACTTTAAAGAAAGCTAGGAAGTTCTTGAAAATGCTGTAGAAGTAATAGTGCAAAGAGAAGCTTTGATACAATTGACTTAAAATGAGATTTATTGGAGGTCCTGTATTTATAGTGAAAACAAGTACTACATTATAAAGAATTGAACTGTCAGACGAAAAGTATAAAGAATTGGAGGAGTATGACTTAGAGTTGTATATTCGAATTGTTAATACCTAATTATTGTTCTTGATTCTCTGTTTCAAAACTAACGAGTCCAATATGTGGGGCCAACACCAGGCAACAAACAACTCATACAAGACCATTTCATGCATTAACATTaacattaaaataaaaatatactCATATGTCACATTCAATTATATACAGTTTTTTTCAATACTTGACACACTTTAggataaatataaaatatatctgtataatttattttttaatttttcttttttttatattaaaattcaaacatcaatttttattcagaaagaaaaaaattaaaaactatttacagaattatactttacactacaagaaaaaagagTAAAAACGGCCAAACAAAAGCGACCAACAATAAATTCCACCAAAAACGGGAAGCCATTTTTGGTTAAATATTTGACCATATAAAAACCACCGACTTTGGTGTCTTTAGTCTAAAAGCGGGAAGTTTAAATTTCAACTAAAATTAAGAGCGGGAGGTTCAAATTTTCACCAAAATATTGAAGGGAAAAACTGGAAAGTTGACCTGAAATAAAAGCCATCAAAAATGTGGTCGCTTTTATATAAATTCCACCGCTGAACACAATTTCGACCAGGTTACAAGCCACCGACAGGGAACGGTGGATTTTATAACAAAATCCACCGATTACGGCCGTTTATAGCTAAAAGCAACCGATTTTTGACCGGTAACTTTTagccttttttcttgtagtgttagaGGAGTATTAAAATATGTGTCGAGCTCCGTCCCCCAATATATACAACCTAGGGGGACAGAGGGAGTAACATTTTATATACATTTCATTTCACTATTCTATGACCTTAATTAAAAAATATAGTAATACTTAACTGTCATTATCTCGATCACCTGGACATGGCTAAGCAATAATATTAAGTTGATGTTTGGACTTAATTGAAAAGGGAACTATAATTATAATTAGGTACGTAAGACTTATTTGAAGAGGAGACAAATTGAAGTACTAAGAGAATCGAGAGAACGTGGGAAGCTTTTCCTCTGTCACGCTCATCCGACACGCGTATATGTTAGTATATAAAACTCattctatatttttaattaaGAATTCTTATATAGTTAGAGATCGCAATGAAGATAAATGATCtaatttaattagcaaaaaagaaaaagaaatgatCTATTACGAACCTCACACAACTGCTATGCATAGTACTAATTCTAATTTGGGTAGGATTTAGGCTCTGTTTGGGATTACTGTTAAAAATTGTTATGCTTTTAAGAAAAGTGCTGGTGAAAAAAGTGTTGTGTgaaaaatcagatgactgtttggtaatatttttaatatgtatatgttttgatatataaaatttaaaaaataatgtttttgaTGAGATTTGATGTTGAAACCTATATCCGACTCGAAATGATTTCGTGTACCCATATGTGAAACTCATATCCGATTTGAATCGTGTTGTGTACTTTCCGTGTATATTacataaaaaattaatataatatatacatataatatataaaaaaatctattttaatgtataatttaatgaaatatggagagtgtatatataaatatatatattttttacatAGTATTCTATAAAGActtgtaaatatttatattatatttatattatatacatgaatatatgcatgtgttatatatattaatttataaatatatttatctcgTGTAATTTCGTGTACCTAAATCGAAACTTATATCCAACACTAAATCTATCGTGtaatttcgtgttcgtgtacATTCGTGTTTCGTGTACCAAAAATTAAAACCCATATCCATATTTTTCGTGTCATTTCGTATCGTGTTGAGGTGTCGTGTATCAAATTGTCCGCTCTAATTTTGATCATAATACAGTGAATATGTATTTTGCCCCCGCCTAGTATTTGCATAGCTTATTTTGATAGTTAAATTTTTTTGTTTAACGCGATGATTTTATGATGCAGTTTGTTATCTAtttgtttttttatatttataatgtAGATTAATGATTCATGGCCCTATTTGCAAGTTAGTTTTATGGTCAAAAAATAGCTTATTTTGAACTAAGTTAGAGATTTGATCAAATAAACAGTCTAACAGTAGTATTTGGTAACAGtagtattttttttaataaaaaaaatgtatatataattaaaatactTATTTATCAAAAAATATTATTCAAAATTCACGTTATTCACAACACCTTACTCAATCAGATAATTAGCTAAATATGTAATTCAACGAATATAGTTTACAGCTAATTGTCAAAATCGGGTCAAATAAAATAtctttttaataaaaaaatagatataaaattacttttaaacTATATACCTCATGAGTCATGAGTAATTTTGACCCCGCTCGTAAAAACTAATGGATCACAAGGCCGGCTTTCACATCGTGGTGATGAGTCTGACGACGGCAACATAAAAAAGAAACTCAAAAAAATGATCACGATCGACAAGGTAAGCTTACAGCTGGTTCTCATGTCCCCCCCATTAACCTAATTAACCTAACGCTGCTCCGCTCATCACTACAATAAAACGGGGCATAAAGTTCGAAATTTCGTCACAAATTTATAATGCGTCGTAAGTTAAAACACTGGGACCCACTTCcgaaattaaataataataaaaacttACGACGGAATATTGCGTCGTATGTTGTTAACTTCCGACAGAAATATCGTCGGATGTTATGATGTGGGACCCACCAGTAATAAATTTGAGCATATGTTACGACGAAATTATACGTCGTGAGTTGTTAACTTCCAACAATAAAAATATCGTATttggtttttaaaaaaaataaattacgACGAAAAATGTTATGAACAGTCGTCGTAAGTTTGtatttttagaaaatcatttattCTGACCTTTTAATTTTCAGCCATTTTTGGCTTCCAAATTAAATTCTAAACCGGCCTTTCAATTATGTAACCAAGCACTACCAACATATATAATTAACACTACAAGTCAAAAtactaaaataatattaatgtgACCGTAAATCCGTACTCGTTCACAAGCAAAAATCTAGAGTATCATACGCAAACTTATACGTACAAACATCCAAAAACCCAAATTCAGTTTACAAACATAATTTGGATTATCTTACAAACATCCATATCAGATATATTAACGCTAACTAACACGCATTCCCTAATAACTAGACCGCCACGGGGACATGATCATAAGCCGAAGCACTCATATCACGATCATCTTCTCAATAACTGGACCGCTACGGGGACAAGCATTTTATCACTCTAGTCTCATCTTCTTAAGTCATCCTTTTTATAATTAGTTGGCTAGCCATTAAGTTAATTGTGATTTAATATATTCTGCAAATCACGCAAATAAACACACATATCGTACTTACCATGAAAATGTGCACGCAACCACATTCTAAGAAGTATGAAAATATCGGTCGCATGCCGAGCACCCGTATCGGATATTTGAATACATGTATTCCGATATAAGATATGCAAATTCTTTCGCCATACTAATAAGAAATTTTATCTTCAAAAATTGAGTCAAAATCTATTTTAGCAAATTAAATTCACAAAATTAAGTATTAATGTTTGTTTAGTTACTACAAAAGTAATAATTATCATATTCAATTCTGCATAAAATATAAGATTTTACTTGTAATTTTATgttttaaattaataaatgataCATTTTAGGGGTGAGCGCGGTGCGGGCGGTGCGGTTTTTTCCTCAAACCGCACATGCGGTTTGCTCAAATTTCCAAACCGCAACTGCACCGCGTACCCTCGAAAATCGCATAAACCACACCACGAAAATGTGGTGCGGTGTCGTTCGGTTCACTGTGGTT is a genomic window containing:
- the LOC141711257 gene encoding uncharacterized protein LOC141711257; translated protein: MESVGVSLKDEWEYNSLSKMFSNDEEEADCMLHFLQNFGTPSDFLATGEATHGNVAMYEEEARYYNSSENPNPNFYLSPEITADSSTSASNYSTSVCFDPNHFSNFNYLTPLTMNEMIPHEFFDPAISDHEQNLNLNALGNGMHDNADGRSISTDLVIKRKFEEQQQSEAVKNNTNPKKKSRIPRDTPKSKKNAQGKKNQQQLVQINKNDEESPNVLISSGSSCISEDDSNGSQEPNGGSDTKDSVALNSSGKARAGRGAATDPQSLYARKRRERINERLKTLQHLVPNGTKVDISTMLEEAVQYVKFLQLQIKLLSSDETWMYAPIAYNGLDMGLYQNISP